From the genome of Zalophus californianus isolate mZalCal1 chromosome 5, mZalCal1.pri.v2, whole genome shotgun sequence:
ttccaaaaatagtCTGTTAGACAAGTATAACAACAAAGTGAATCAggtactctcttttttttattatgattattactttTCCCCTGGAACAACCAGCTCATGTCATAAAAATCTCATAGTATTgagaaaacaacaggaaaaagGTTTCAAAGCCTGTGTCATCCCACAGATGGTTACGGGTATGAATGGTGCTAAGTGATTCTCTCAGCAGCTTTGGCTTCCTTTAGGCTTTGGACCAATTGTATCCACATATATGCAAAGCTTAATTCCTTTGTCTCTGCCTTTTGTGACCCTCTCTGTttatcacatatattttattacataactGCTTTAAAACTTTTGGTGTTCTTGAATCGCTGAATTATTGCATATTGGATAACTACTACTCAGCAGTCAAATGTTGCTGACCATTCTATGCAGTCACAGCAGAAGTGATCATTTCAAAGACATGGTTTTTTAAAGAATGCCTCGCTGACATTAAGTAGAATTACACCTACAGGCAGAACTCAGTCTCCATGGTGGGGATGAAGGATTGAGGAGCGTCCACTGATTATGTAGTGAAGGAGCCCTTCTCCCAGCCCTGAAGGTGTCTGGTGCCACCATTTGCTTGTGATGACGTTGGAAGCTAAGTAGACCTGGAAAATGCAAAAGCTGTCACCAAGAAGCAAATCATTGCTGGGGTATCTCTTTCTTATCTGCCTGCCTTGGAACCAAATTGAAGAAAACGGTGACATAAACAAATGTACACCACCTTCCTGCTTCACTGCCTTTATCGTCAGAGTCATGTTCCCCAAAGGGCTTCTAGTCTAgctgaagaaaaatagaaagctgGAATACTCCAAACTGTCCAAAATATAAATCCatcaatttttaaagtaactgatttttttttcttctcaaaatgcTAGAGTTTCACCTTATTATCCACTTTCTTTTTGCAGTGTTACAATTTCTCATCGGGGTTTTAACAAACGGCATCATTGTGGTTGTGAACGGCACTGAGTtgatcaagcagagaaagatgatTCCATTGGctctccttctttcctgcctGGGGATTTCCAAGATTTGTCTGCAGTCGGTCATCTTCTCCATTAATCTGGCTATTGTCTCCTTGATTGAAGTCCCTCTACTTGTTgagaattttgtaattttcatgttTGTAAAGGAATTGGGACTTTAGTTTGCCTCGTGGCTCCGTGTTTTCTACTGCGCCAGGATTGCCCCCATAGCTCACCCACTCTTCTTCTGGTTGAAGATGAGGATATGGAAGTTGGTGCCATGGCGGATCCTCGGGTCCCTGCTGTATGCTTCCATCCCTCCTATTTTCTACAACAAATATACATGGGTTCTTTCCCAGCAACTCTTGTTGGGCTTTTTCTCCCCCAACGCAACAACTCAAATCAAAGAAACATCTGCTTTACAGACTGTCTTTCTTGTGAAGTTATTATTGCCGTTATTTATCTTCCTCGCTTCTGCCCTGCTCTTGGTATTTTCCCTGGGGAGACACACCTGGCAGATGAGAAACGCGGCA
Proteins encoded in this window:
- the TAS2R1 gene encoding LOW QUALITY PROTEIN: taste receptor type 2 member 1 (The sequence of the model RefSeq protein was modified relative to this genomic sequence to represent the inferred CDS: inserted 1 base in 1 codon; substituted 1 base at 1 genomic stop codon); this translates as MLEFHLIIHFLFAVLQFLIGVLTNGIIVVVNGTELIKQRKMIPLALLLSCLGISKICLQSVIFSINLAIVSLIEVPLLVENFVIFMFVKELGLXFASWLRVFYCARIAPIAHPLFFWLKMRIWKLVPWRILGSLLYASIPPIFYNKYTWVLSQQLLLGFFSPNATTQIKETSALQTVFLVKLLLPLFIFLASALLLVFSLGRHTWQMRNXGTRVPSTGVHVRSLLSVLSFLVFCLSHYMTAALLSFQIFKLRSLKFMFCIWVFGSYPSGHSTILILGNPKLKQNARKLLLHGKCCQ